Proteins encoded by one window of Mariniplasma anaerobium:
- the accC gene encoding acetyl-CoA carboxylase biotin carboxylase subunit: MKNKLLIANRGEIAVRIIRAAKELGIETVAVYSKADEDSLHVKLADQAVCIGENLASDSYLNMNRVLSAAISTGCNAIHPGYGFLSEKHEFVEMVESCQIKFVGPTSKSIKLIGDKSSARTIAKQNHIPIVEGSDGLVPTVEDGLIVAKKIGYPVMIKATSGGGGRGISIVGSDEEFKSAFSRTSLEALSNFGDGALYIEKFIESPRHIEIQIIGDSLGNYVHLFERDCSMQRRNQKMIEEAPSSVLNDILRRKMGLAALKLAKSIEYVNAGTVEFLVDRKQNFYFIEMNTRIQVEHPVTEMITGVDIVKEQLRIAYGKALSFKQRDVKIKGHAIECRINAENPMKNFIPTPGNIKNVIFPGGMGIRIDTHIYPGYDVPPFYDSMLAKLVVYAPTRLEAIKKMRVALEQFVIEGIETNIEYQYLIMYNPEFIKGVYDTGFIQRFNRLVEENKNE, encoded by the coding sequence TTGAAAAATAAATTATTAATTGCAAACAGGGGCGAAATTGCTGTTCGTATTATTAGAGCAGCAAAAGAATTAGGCATTGAAACTGTAGCTGTTTATTCAAAAGCAGATGAAGATAGTTTGCATGTGAAATTAGCAGATCAAGCAGTTTGTATAGGAGAAAATTTAGCATCTGATAGCTATTTAAATATGAATAGAGTACTTTCAGCAGCTATATCAACTGGATGCAATGCAATACATCCAGGATATGGCTTTTTATCTGAAAAGCATGAATTTGTAGAGATGGTTGAAAGTTGTCAAATCAAATTTGTAGGTCCAACGTCAAAATCTATTAAATTAATTGGAGATAAGTCATCTGCAAGAACTATTGCAAAACAAAATCACATACCTATTGTTGAAGGTAGTGATGGACTTGTCCCTACAGTAGAAGATGGATTAATAGTTGCTAAAAAAATTGGATATCCAGTGATGATAAAAGCCACAAGTGGTGGCGGGGGTAGAGGTATAAGTATTGTAGGCTCTGATGAAGAATTCAAGAGCGCTTTTTCTCGTACATCACTAGAAGCACTTTCTAATTTTGGAGATGGTGCATTATACATCGAAAAATTTATTGAATCACCAAGACATATAGAGATACAAATCATTGGAGATAGCTTAGGAAATTATGTTCATTTATTTGAGCGTGATTGTTCGATGCAAAGAAGAAATCAAAAAATGATTGAAGAAGCACCAAGTTCAGTTTTAAATGACATATTAAGAAGGAAAATGGGCTTAGCTGCCTTGAAATTAGCTAAATCAATAGAATATGTAAATGCAGGTACAGTTGAATTTTTAGTTGATCGTAAACAAAATTTTTATTTTATTGAAATGAACACAAGAATTCAAGTTGAGCACCCTGTAACTGAAATGATTACTGGTGTAGATATAGTTAAAGAACAATTAAGAATTGCATATGGAAAAGCTTTAAGTTTTAAACAAAGAGATGTAAAGATTAAAGGACACGCAATAGAATGTAGAATTAATGCAGAAAATCCTATGAAAAACTTTATACCAACACCAGGGAATATCAAAAATGTAATATTTCCAGGAGGTATGGGTATTAGAATAGATACGCATATCTATCCAGGCTATGATGTGCCCCCATTTTATGACTCAATGTTAGCCAAGCTAGTTGTTTATGCTCCAACACGCTTAGAGGCTATTAAAAAAATGCGTGTAGCATTAGAACAATTCGTTATTGAAGGTATTGAAACTAATATCGAGTATCAATATCTTATTATGTATAATCCAGAGTTTATAAAAGGTGTTTATGATACAGGATTCATCCAAAGATTTAATCGTCTTGTGGAGGAAAACAAAAATGAATGA
- the accB gene encoding acetyl-CoA carboxylase biotin carboxyl carrier protein yields MTIKEIQNIIKEFEKSTLMHLELETKDVKIKLSKQKQNEIIEEKIDKNQHTKASGHADDKNKLNKEDQTYIKSPLVGTFYMQSTPNAKPFVQVGQKVKKGQVVCIIEAMKIMNEITSPYTGVVKSIEVHNKDVIGYDQVLMTIGEVVEK; encoded by the coding sequence ATGACAATAAAAGAGATACAGAATATAATTAAAGAATTTGAGAAATCTACATTGATGCATCTAGAATTAGAGACTAAAGATGTAAAAATCAAATTATCCAAACAAAAACAAAATGAAATAATCGAAGAAAAAATAGATAAAAATCAACATACAAAAGCATCAGGACACGCTGATGATAAAAACAAACTGAATAAAGAAGATCAAACCTATATCAAATCGCCGCTTGTAGGAACTTTTTATATGCAATCAACACCAAATGCGAAACCTTTTGTCCAAGTTGGACAAAAAGTCAAAAAAGGACAAGTCGTTTGTATTATTGAAGCGATGAAAATTATGAATGAAATCACTTCACCTTATACGGGTGTCGTTAAATCAATTGAAGTTCATAATAAAGATGTCATTGGATATGACCAAGTTTTAATGACGATTGGTGAAGTCGTTGAAAAATAA